The genomic DNA CGACGGGGTCGCATTCCTTACGCGGGTTTTGGGATGCCATTCTCCTACTTGCTGCGCACTGGCTGTGCGTGGCGTCTGCTTCGCAGGACTTTCGAACTGAGAGCACGGTGTACGACTTCTTTCCCCGCATGCCGATGCGGGTTTGGGTCGCCGGAGGAGGCGTCAATCGGGTCGCGTTGGAGCCATCTTGCCGTGCGGGGGACGTACTCGCAAGCTGGCTTCTAACTCATTAGAGAGAGCCCAATATGTGCTGCCTAACATGCTCCATATGTTCCCGAATATACCAACTTGTCTCCTCCCACTCAAATGCTTCCAACTTGCGCAAACTCTTTTCACGATCGCCAACCATCCAGTATAAAACAGCTAAATAGATCGGAACCCATGCCTCAAACGGCAATATCTGCCTAAATTTGAACCATTCATCCCTATGAGAGCGCAACCATTCCAAAAAATCAATCGTATCGGATAGAGTGCGAAATCGATCTAAAAACGGAATCGCATAATCCTGTAGGTGATGGGAAACATCTGCCCAAAGACGCTCCTCAACTTCAGCTGAATCGCTCAACTTGAGTTCCCATCGGAGAGTCTCAGAATAGCGAGGATAGAAGGGAATGCTGTCGATTTCAAGGGAGATGGCTAAATAACCCTCCTTCGGATAGAGCGGAGGAGTCTCTCGATAAACGACCGAATACAGTTCGGGAATAAAGACACCAAGTATAAACCAGAACTCGCACAACTCCTGAGTATTCCAGTGACTTCTTCTTAAAATAATCGTCGGCGAGAGCCGATCCCTCTCCCACCAGTAAGCTTGACCCTTGCAAACAAAACCTTGATTGACCAATAGCTTCTGAACTCTTCGTGATAGCTTCCTAAAGCGATTGTCCAGCTCCATCTTTCCTTGCCCCCGTCAAATGATACCCCTAACGATTGACTCATAACCTATCGGCGAGGCTTGAT from Bacillota bacterium includes the following:
- a CDS encoding DUF4304 domain-containing protein, which translates into the protein MELDNRFRKLSRRVQKLLVNQGFVCKGQAYWWERDRLSPTIILRRSHWNTQELCEFWFILGVFIPELYSVVYRETPPLYPKEGYLAISLEIDSIPFYPRYSETLRWELKLSDSAEVEERLWADVSHHLQDYAIPFLDRFRTLSDTIDFLEWLRSHRDEWFKFRQILPFEAWVPIYLAVLYWMVGDREKSLRKLEAFEWEETSWYIREHMEHVRQHILGSL